From Lolium perenne isolate Kyuss_39 chromosome 5, Kyuss_2.0, whole genome shotgun sequence, a single genomic window includes:
- the LOC127304646 gene encoding transcription factor TEOSINTE BRANCHED 1-like: MTNNNKRDADVDPTATPPPPPQSRIRAAARKDRHSKICTAGGMRDRRMRLSLDVARRFFSLQDKLGFDKASKTVQWLLDMSTAGINHLLAASETSMSEDGSGSVLLDSDDHIMVIDAETDNCKMPTKARRRAGRKSNNGAPAPVPDKESRARARQRARDRTIQRSRLRSSTLSSAEEAPTPAVIQVIPPVIPPESSSSFGSYYEEQEPWELGGVVFAKPRFHY, translated from the coding sequence ATGacgaacaacaacaagagggatgCGGACGTCGACCCAACGGCGACGCCCCCTCCGCCGCCGCAGTCAAGAATAAGGGCGGCGGCAAGGAAAGATCGGCACAGCAAGATATGCACCGCCGGAGGTATGAGGGACCGCCGGATGCGTCTGTCCCTGGACGTGGCCCGCCGCTTCTTCTCCCTGCAGGACAAGCTGGGCTTCGACAAGGCCAGCAAGACGGTTCAATGGCTCCTCGACATGTCCACCGCCGGCATCAACCACCTTCTTGCAGCCTCCGAAACCTCCATGTCGGAGGACGGCTCAGGGTCGGTACTCCTGGACAGCGACGACCACATCATGGTCATCGATGCTGAAACAGACAACTGCAAGATGCCCACCAAGGCAAGAAGAAGAGCTGGAAGGAAGAGCAACAATGGCGCCCCTGCTCCTGTTCCGGACAAGGAGTCGAGGGCGAGGGCGAGGCAGAGGGCCAGAGATAGGACCATCCAGAGGAGCCGTCTCCGGTCATCCACACTCTCCTCCGCCGAGGAAGCTCCAACACCAGCAGTGATACAAGTGATTCCTCCAGTAATTCCACCAGAGAGCAGCAGCAGCTTTGGCAGCTACTACGAGGAGCAAGAGCCATGGGAGCTGGGCGGAGTTGTCTTTGCCAAACCACGTTTCCACTACTGA